In the Streptobacillus moniliformis DSM 12112 genome, one interval contains:
- the ftsY gene encoding signal recognition particle-docking protein FtsY — protein MGISDLLIKPKKGFFTKLKEFFVGEAITDEVYEELEELLIQADLGMKMTLEIVENLEKNVRSKGIKSKELMYDELKLLLSEKLEKFKDNSLNIQKGRLNIILVIGVNGVGKTTSIGKIAMKLKKEGKSVIIGAADTFRAAAIEQVEMWGQRAGIEVIKQKHGSDPAAVVFDTINTAKSKNIDVAIIDTAGRLHNKVDLMKELEKIDKIIKQNVDEYESLIVVDSTTGQNGLEQARMFNNISNITGVILTKFDGTAKGGIIFSIVSELNKPVKFLGVGEGVDDLKVFDCKEFINEMFN, from the coding sequence ATGGGAATATCTGATTTATTAATTAAACCTAAAAAGGGATTTTTTACTAAATTAAAGGAATTTTTTGTAGGAGAAGCTATTACTGATGAAGTGTATGAAGAATTAGAAGAACTTTTAATACAGGCTGATTTAGGTATGAAAATGACTTTAGAAATAGTAGAAAATTTAGAAAAAAATGTAAGAAGTAAAGGCATTAAAAGTAAAGAATTAATGTATGATGAACTTAAATTATTACTTTCTGAAAAATTAGAAAAATTTAAGGATAATAGCTTAAATATACAAAAGGGTAGATTAAACATTATTTTAGTTATAGGTGTAAACGGAGTAGGAAAAACTACATCAATAGGTAAGATTGCTATGAAATTAAAAAAAGAAGGTAAGTCTGTAATAATAGGTGCAGCAGATACTTTCAGAGCAGCAGCAATAGAACAGGTTGAAATGTGGGGACAAAGAGCTGGAATAGAAGTAATTAAGCAAAAACATGGTTCAGACCCAGCAGCAGTAGTGTTTGATACTATAAATACAGCAAAATCTAAAAATATTGATGTTGCAATAATAGATACAGCAGGAAGATTACATAATAAGGTTGATTTAATGAAAGAGTTAGAAAAGATAGATAAAATTATTAAACAAAATGTTGATGAATATGAATCTTTAATAGTTGTTGATTCTACTACAGGTCAAAATGGATTAGAACAGGCAAGAATGTTTAATAATATATCTAATATTACAGGGGTTATACTTACAAAATTTGATGGTACAGCTAAGGGAGGAATAATATTTTCTATAGTTTCAGAGCTTAATAAACCAGTTAAATTTTTAGGTGTAGGAGAGGGTGTAGATGATTTAAAAGTTTTTGACTGTAAAGAATTTATTAATGAAATGTTTAACTAA
- the pta gene encoding phosphate acetyltransferase, with translation MADLIQEIKEKEKEHKKTVVLPESEDERVLRAAEQITKEGFANIILVGKDYQVREHASKIGVDLSGVQIIDPMSFEKTPEFIRQFVHLRSKKGMKEEQAREIIQNDVRFFGAMLVRNCIADGMVAGSSSPTSNVLRAAIQVIGPKKGLKTISSSFIMQTKTKEFGVDGTLIFSDCGVLPNPTAQQIADIAISAVEKSRLITKFTDPKVALLTYSTKGSAEGEQVTKMREAYKILEERGVDFEFDGELQLDAAIIPSVAEQKAKDSNVAGKANILVFPDLCSGNIGYKLVQRFAKAKALGPLIQGLARPVHDLSRGCNVEDIVDVVAITCAECAVFCEILTL, from the coding sequence ATGGCAGATTTAATTCAAGAAATTAAAGAAAAGGAAAAAGAACATAAAAAAACAGTAGTTTTACCAGAATCTGAAGATGAAAGAGTATTAAGAGCTGCTGAACAAATTACTAAAGAGGGATTTGCTAATATCATATTAGTTGGTAAAGACTATCAAGTAAGAGAACATGCTTCAAAAATAGGGGTAGATTTAAGTGGAGTACAAATTATTGATCCAATGTCTTTTGAAAAAACACCAGAATTTATTAGACAATTTGTTCATTTAAGATCTAAAAAAGGAATGAAAGAAGAACAAGCTCGTGAAATCATTCAAAATGATGTAAGATTTTTTGGAGCTATGCTTGTTAGAAACTGTATAGCAGATGGTATGGTTGCTGGTTCTAGTTCACCAACATCTAATGTATTAAGAGCAGCAATACAAGTAATAGGACCTAAAAAAGGTTTAAAAACAATTTCAAGTTCATTTATTATGCAAACAAAAACTAAGGAATTTGGAGTAGATGGAACATTAATATTCTCAGATTGTGGAGTACTTCCAAATCCAACTGCTCAACAAATTGCGGATATAGCGATATCGGCTGTTGAAAAATCAAGATTAATAACTAAATTTACTGATCCGAAAGTAGCACTTTTAACTTATTCAACTAAAGGTTCTGCTGAAGGTGAACAAGTAACTAAAATGAGAGAAGCATACAAGATATTAGAAGAAAGAGGAGTAGACTTTGAATTTGATGGAGAATTACAATTAGATGCTGCGATAATTCCAAGTGTAGCTGAACAAAAAGCTAAAGATTCTAATGTTGCAGGTAAAGCAAATATTTTAGTATTCCCTGATTTATGTTCTGGAAATATAGGGTATAAGTTAGTTCAAAGATTTGCAAAAGCTAAGGCTTTAGGACCATTAATTCAAGGGCTTGCAAGACCTGTGCATGATTTATCGAGAGGATGTAATGTAGAAGATATAGTTGATGTAGTTGCAATAACTTGTGCAGAATGTGCAGTATTTTGTGAAATTTTAACATTATAA